The genome window TGGTGGGCGATCATCTCATGGACATCGAAACCGGGCATCGGGCCGGAACCGCATCCGCGGGTGTGGCCACGGGGCGCATTTCCGAGGCCGCCTTCCGCGAGGCCGGGGCCGAATTCACCGCCCCGCATGCGGGCGAACTGCTCAAGCGTCTTCTGCGCGACAATCTGCTTTAATATAATGGCCTTCCGATAGGGGAGTGCGCTATTCTTTTCGCGTGTCCCGCAGAAAGTGCAGTTTAATTATGCGCTTTGCGAAATGAAGGTCGTGAAGAATGGCTCAGAAGAATAAATCCCCCCAGCAAGATCCGGGAATTTCCGAACAGGAGGCCCGCGTCCGGTTCGAGCGCATGCAGCGCGCCCGCCAGGCGCTCGGTCAGCTGGATCCTTCCCACGAGGCGCAGATGCGCACCAAGGCCGAGGAGGCTCAGCAGCGCGAGCAGGAGTCCCTGCAGCGGGCCGAGGCCATGGCCCGGCTGCGGAAGCGGATGCGCGCCCGGGAGACCGAGGTGGAGCCCGCACCTCCGAAGCCGGCCGCTTCGGACCGGGTGCCCATCGAGGAGGAAATAGTCGTTGCCAACCGGCTTTACGGCGAAGCCCTCAAGCACGCCAGGCGCTTCCTGGACAACGTGCGCGCGGGGAAGCCCGTGGACTACCACGAGGCCGAGCCCACGGTGGACGGTTTCATCGGGTCCATTTTTCGCAACGAATCCGCGGCAGCCGCCCTGTGCAAGCTGCGCCACGCGGATGAATACACCTATACCCACGGCATCAACGTGTCCGTGCTGGCCATCATCCTGGGCAAGCACCTGAACCTCACCCCGGAGGAACTCCGACTGGTGGGCATTGCCGGCGTCTTCCACGACGTGGGCAAGGCCCTTGTTCCCGAGTCCATCCTCAACAAACCGGGCAGGCTTTCGGACGAGGAGATGGATATCATGCGCACCCATGCCCAGAAGGGCTACGACGTGCTCAGCCTTCAGCAGGACATGCCGCCCGAGGTCATGAACGCGGCCCTGGAGCACCATGAGCGCTGCGACGGGTCCGGATATCCCAAGGGCATCAGGAGCACGGAGACCCATATCATATCGCGTGTCATCGGCCTGGTGGACGTCTATGACGCCCTCACCAGCCGCCGTCCCTACAAGGACGCCCTGCCGCCGGGCAAGGTCATGGGCATGATGTACCAATGGCGGCTTTCCGATTTCCAGCCCCACATCGTGGAGCATTTCATCAAGAGTCTGGGCATCTACCCGGTGGGCAGCTTCGTGCGGCTCACCGACGGCCGCCACGGCGTGGTGGTGGGCCACCATGCCGACGCACCGTTGCGCCCCGTGGTCAAGGTCGCCTTTGACCTGGCCATGCAGCCCATCACCCCCCGGGTGGTGGACCTGGTGGAGCAGGCCGCAGGGCAGAACGGCAAGCAGCTGCTTATCGCCGACATCGTCAATCCGCAGGAGAGCGGCGTTGATGTCGCGAAGCTCATGCGCTAGTCGGCTGTCCTTCCAGGCCCGATAACGTTGTTACTGCAAAGAAGCCAGGTCCTCACGTATTGTTTCATACGCTGCGGCCTGGCTTCTTTTTGTGCCTAGTTCTCGGACCTTTTTGAACAGCCTTGATGTGTTCAAAAGGCCTACTGGGTTATTCGTCGTATTCGTAGCTGATGTCGATATGGATCTTGTTGCCGAAGCGGCGCTCCATCTCGGCCAGCATGGCCCGCTTGTTGTTCAGCAGGTAGATGGACAGTTCCTCCTCCGCCTCGTGGACCAGCGGATCCGGGCAGTTGCCGCGCAGCAGCTGGCGGTAGATTTCCTTGAGGGCCTGCAGGGCCTGCCACTCCATGTTGCGCCGGATGCCCGTTCCCTTGCAGCAGGGGCATGGCTCGGTGCTGATGGCTATGGCCGAGGAGCCGAGGCGCTGGCGCACCAGCTCCATGAGGCCGAAGCTGGAGATGCGGCTCACGTCCGTGCGGGCGCGGTCGTTCTTCAGGGCCGCGCGCATGGTCTTTTCCACCTCGCGGCAGTGCTTGGGGTCCTTCATCTCGATGAAGTCGATGACCACCTGGCCGCCGATGTCGCGCAGCCGCAGCTGGCGGGCGATTTCCTCGGCCGCCTCCACGTTGGTCTTGAGAGCCATCTTCTGGAAATTCTTTTCCCCGCCGATCTTGCCGGAGTTGATGTCCACGGCCGTGAGCGCCTCGGTCTGGTCGAAGACCAGACGGCCGCCCGAGGGCATGGTGGCCTCGCGGGAGTAGATTTCCTCCACCTGCTTGGTGAGGTTGAAGCGTTCCAGCAGGGACTTGTCGTGCTGGGTGTGCAGCTTGACCAGGCCCGGCTTGCGCGGGAAGGCCAGTTCCACGAACTGTTTCACCTGGTCGTAGGTTTCCTTGTCGTCCACCCAGACCTCGGTGACGTTGGTGGTCAGGTAGTCGCGCACGGCGCGGGCCGCCAGGTCCATTTCCTTGTAGACCAGGGACGGGGCCTTTTCGGTCCCGGCCTTGCCGCGCACGTCCTTCCAGAGGCGGTTCAGGTACTTGAAGTCCCGCTCCAGGGCGGCCTTGCTCTGGCCGATGGCCGCGGTGCGGGCGATGAGCCCCACGCCCGGTTCGGGCTTCATCTGGCTCAGGACCTTCTTGAGCCGGGTCCGTTCCTTTTCGTCTTCGATCTTGCGGGAAACCCCCATCTGGTCGCGGCCCACGGTATAGACGAAGCTGCGGCCGGGCAGGGAGAGATAGGTGGTCATGAAGGCGCCCTTCTTGCCGGTGGGTTCCTTGACCACCTGCACGAGCACTTCCTGGCCCGCCTTGAGCACGTGCTGCATGAGCGGGTAGCGCGCGCCTTTTTTCATCTTGTAGCCGCCCGAATAGTATTCGGGATGCACCTCGTCGATCTGGAGAAAGCCGTTGCGTTCGGCTCCGTAGTTGATGAAGGCGGCCTGCAGGCCGTTGTCGATGTTGTGGATGTAGCCCTTGTAGATGTTGCCCTTGGTCTTGGCCTGGTGCAGCATCTCCACGTAGTATTCGTTAACGCGGCCTTCCTCGGCCAGGACTACTTCCACCTGTTCGCCCGGCAGGACAGATATGAACATCTTCTGCCGTTTCTTTTTTGCGGTCATTGAAACCTCTCAGAGAAAAAAAGTGTGGTTCACGCAAGGTATGCACGGCTATCCCTCGATTGTATGGCGGCCGGAATAATAATACGGGGTGCCGCTTTCATCTGATGAAGTCGCTTCGCCGCCATGGACGAGCCGGGTGACCGCCTGTTCCGCCTGGGCCTCGGGTATGCCGAGGGCCTGGCTGAGCTGCTCAACGGTTTGGGGCCTGCGGGCGAGGGAAGCGCGTACCATGTCGTCCACGCGCGCTTCGGAAAAGGCGGCCTCGCTGGTCCGTAACCGTTCGCGCACCGGGGCGTCCCCGGTGTGCAGTACCTTGCGCCAGCGCTCCAGCGTTTCCTTGTCCACGGCCTTGGCCTTCTTGACGGTGCCGGGCCGGGAAAGGGTGACCACATCGATGCGGTCGGGCTGGAGGCGCTTGCAAAAAGCCTCGAGCTTGCCGAGGTTGGCGTCACTGTCGTTGACTCCCTCGGCCAGCAAAATTTCCAAAAAGATCCTGCCGTCAAATATGTTTCGGAATTCCAGAAGGCCCTGCGCCACCTCGTCCGGGCCAATGCCGGGACAGGGGCGGTTGATGGTCTGGAATTCATCGGGCACCAGCGAATCCAGGGACGGCAGCACGATGTCCGCCAGCGCCAGGTCCTGCCGAACCTCGGGGTTCAGCATCAGGGTCGAGTTGGTCAGCACGGCCACGGGAAGGCCCGGGAAGATGTTCCGGACCCCTTCGATGACGTAGCGCATTTCGCTGTTCAGGCAGGGCTCGCCAAGGCCGCCGAGCGTAATGACGTCCGGCGTTTCATGGCCCTCTTCTTTCCACTGTTCCAACTCGTGGAGTATGTCTTCGCCGGACACGTAAGGCCTGCGCTCCAGGGTCAGGGTCCGTGTGGCCCCCACCTCGCAGTAGATGCAGTCCATGCTGCAGATGCGGTCGCCCAGGAGATCCAGCCCCAGGGAACGCCCCAATCTGCCGCTCATGACCGGTCCGAAAACATAGTTGAATTTCATGTATCCAATCCTCATGGGCCGTGGTTTGGCTATGCCCATGTAAGGGGTATTGTTATCAGGGGGTTATTTAATTCGCAATGATTACCTGTCAAGAGGGGAAACCGTTGCGACCGTGCGTTGCGCACGCTTTTCTTGACTTGCGGCCCCGCTCACCGTAGGGAAAGGGTCCAAATTTCCACTGGAGGCCGACATGATCGAAACAGGTGAACTGGTACTGCTCATCAGCCCGAAAGGCAAGCGGTACATGTATAAATACGACCCCGAGGGTGAAATTCATACCAACGACGGCAAGATTCTCATGGCCGACGTTGGCGCCGCCGGTTTCGGCCGTCCGGCCAAAAGCCATCTGGGCAGGCCCTATCTGGTGCTCAAGCCGACCCTGCACGATCTGATCAAGAACGTGCGTCGCCAGACCCAGATCATGTATCCCAAGGAGATCGGCTACGTGCTGCTCAAGCTGGGCATTGGCCCCGGCACCACGGTCATCGAGTCCGGCACCGGTTCCGGCGGTCTGACCACGGCCCTGGCCTGGACCGTTGGGGACACCGGCCATGTCTATACCTACGAGCGCCGCGAGGATTTCTACAAGCTGGCGGGCAAGAACCTACGCCGGGTCGGCCTGGATCACCGCGTTACCCAGACCAACAAGAACATCGAGGACGGTTTCGACCATACCGGCGCGGACGCCCTGTTCCTGGATGTGCGCACCCCGTGGGAATACATTCATCACATTCCGGCGGCCGTGAAGCCCGGCGCCATGTGCGGGTTCCTGCTGCCCACCACCAATCAGGTTTCCGACCTGCTGCGCGCCCTGGAGGCCGGTCCCTTCGAGGATTCCGAGGTGCTGGAAATCCTGGTGCGTCACTGGAAGCCCGTGGCCGACAGGCTGCGTCCGGACGACCGCATGGTGGCCCACACCGGTTTCCTGGTGTTTTCGCGCTACATG of Salidesulfovibrio onnuriiensis contains these proteins:
- a CDS encoding HD-GYP domain-containing protein encodes the protein MAQKNKSPQQDPGISEQEARVRFERMQRARQALGQLDPSHEAQMRTKAEEAQQREQESLQRAEAMARLRKRMRARETEVEPAPPKPAASDRVPIEEEIVVANRLYGEALKHARRFLDNVRAGKPVDYHEAEPTVDGFIGSIFRNESAAAALCKLRHADEYTYTHGINVSVLAIILGKHLNLTPEELRLVGIAGVFHDVGKALVPESILNKPGRLSDEEMDIMRTHAQKGYDVLSLQQDMPPEVMNAALEHHERCDGSGYPKGIRSTETHIISRVIGLVDVYDALTSRRPYKDALPPGKVMGMMYQWRLSDFQPHIVEHFIKSLGIYPVGSFVRLTDGRHGVVVGHHADAPLRPVVKVAFDLAMQPITPRVVDLVEQAAGQNGKQLLIADIVNPQESGVDVAKLMR
- a CDS encoding Rne/Rng family ribonuclease, which codes for MTAKKKRQKMFISVLPGEQVEVVLAEEGRVNEYYVEMLHQAKTKGNIYKGYIHNIDNGLQAAFINYGAERNGFLQIDEVHPEYYSGGYKMKKGARYPLMQHVLKAGQEVLVQVVKEPTGKKGAFMTTYLSLPGRSFVYTVGRDQMGVSRKIEDEKERTRLKKVLSQMKPEPGVGLIARTAAIGQSKAALERDFKYLNRLWKDVRGKAGTEKAPSLVYKEMDLAARAVRDYLTTNVTEVWVDDKETYDQVKQFVELAFPRKPGLVKLHTQHDKSLLERFNLTKQVEEIYSREATMPSGGRLVFDQTEALTAVDINSGKIGGEKNFQKMALKTNVEAAEEIARQLRLRDIGGQVVIDFIEMKDPKHCREVEKTMRAALKNDRARTDVSRISSFGLMELVRQRLGSSAIAISTEPCPCCKGTGIRRNMEWQALQALKEIYRQLLRGNCPDPLVHEAEEELSIYLLNNKRAMLAEMERRFGNKIHIDISYEYDE
- a CDS encoding radical SAM protein, with product MKFNYVFGPVMSGRLGRSLGLDLLGDRICSMDCIYCEVGATRTLTLERRPYVSGEDILHELEQWKEEGHETPDVITLGGLGEPCLNSEMRYVIEGVRNIFPGLPVAVLTNSTLMLNPEVRQDLALADIVLPSLDSLVPDEFQTINRPCPGIGPDEVAQGLLEFRNIFDGRIFLEILLAEGVNDSDANLGKLEAFCKRLQPDRIDVVTLSRPGTVKKAKAVDKETLERWRKVLHTGDAPVRERLRTSEAAFSEARVDDMVRASLARRPQTVEQLSQALGIPEAQAEQAVTRLVHGGEATSSDESGTPYYYSGRHTIEG
- a CDS encoding tRNA (adenine-N1)-methyltransferase produces the protein MIETGELVLLISPKGKRYMYKYDPEGEIHTNDGKILMADVGAAGFGRPAKSHLGRPYLVLKPTLHDLIKNVRRQTQIMYPKEIGYVLLKLGIGPGTTVIESGTGSGGLTTALAWTVGDTGHVYTYERREDFYKLAGKNLRRVGLDHRVTQTNKNIEDGFDHTGADALFLDVRTPWEYIHHIPAAVKPGAMCGFLLPTTNQVSDLLRALEAGPFEDSEVLEILVRHWKPVADRLRPDDRMVAHTGFLVFSRYMEPQPEEPVEEAPEAEEAAPEAPAEASAAEPEASEE